In Flavobacterium okayamense, a single window of DNA contains:
- the mdh gene encoding malate dehydrogenase, translating into MKVTIVGAGNVGATCADVISYRGIASEVVLIDIKEGFAEGKAMDIMQCATTTGFNTKVVGSTNDYTKTAGSDVVVITSGIPRKPGMTREELIGINAGIVKSVSDNVLAHSPNAIIVVVSNPMDTMTYLALKATGLPKNRVIGMGGALDSSRFKYFLSQALDKPSNDIQGMVIGGHGDTTMIPLTRLASYNGSPISNFMSQEEMDKVAADTMVGGATLTKLLGTSAWYAPGASVAYLVDSILNDQKRMIPCSVMLEGEYGQNDICIGVPCIIGKNGVEEIVDIKLNEAEKALFEKSADAVRNMNEALSSVL; encoded by the coding sequence ATGAAAGTAACTATTGTTGGTGCGGGTAATGTAGGTGCAACATGTGCTGATGTTATTTCGTACAGAGGAATTGCAAGCGAAGTAGTATTGATTGATATTAAAGAAGGTTTTGCTGAAGGTAAAGCTATGGATATCATGCAATGTGCAACTACTACTGGCTTTAATACAAAAGTTGTTGGAAGTACAAATGATTATACGAAAACAGCAGGAAGTGATGTAGTGGTAATTACATCTGGAATCCCAAGAAAGCCGGGTATGACTCGTGAAGAGTTAATTGGTATCAATGCTGGAATTGTAAAATCTGTTTCTGATAATGTATTAGCACATTCTCCAAATGCAATCATTGTAGTAGTTTCAAATCCAATGGATACGATGACTTATTTAGCGTTAAAAGCGACAGGATTGCCTAAAAATAGAGTAATCGGTATGGGTGGTGCTTTAGATAGTTCTCGTTTTAAATATTTCTTATCACAAGCTTTAGATAAACCATCAAATGATATTCAAGGTATGGTTATTGGAGGTCATGGAGATACAACAATGATTCCTTTAACAAGATTGGCTTCTTACAACGGTTCGCCAATTTCTAATTTCATGTCGCAAGAAGAAATGGATAAAGTAGCTGCTGATACTATGGTTGGTGGTGCAACGTTAACTAAATTGTTAGGAACATCAGCTTGGTATGCGCCAGGTGCATCTGTTGCGTATTTAGTTGATTCAATATTAAACGATCAAAAACGTATGATTCCTTGTTCGGTAATGTTGGAAGGAGAATATGGACAAAATGATATTTGTATAGGAGTACCTTGTATCATTGGTAAAAATGGCGTTGAAGAAATTGTTGATATTAAATTAAACGAAGCTGAAAAAGCTTTATTTGAGAAAAGTGCTGATGCTGTTCGTAATATGAACGAAGCACTTAGTTCAGTATTATAG
- the gyrB gene encoding DNA topoisomerase (ATP-hydrolyzing) subunit B encodes MSEEVKKNGYSADSIQALEGMEHVRMRPSMYIGDTGVRGLHHLVYEVVDNSIDEALAGHCDTIKVIINEDNSISVEDNGRGIPVDLHKKEGVSALEVVMTKIGAGGKFDKDSYKVSGGLHGVGVSCVNALSDHLKATVHRDGKIWEQEYERGKSLYPVKQVGTTDKRGTIVTFKPDGSIFTQTLVYSYDTLAARLRELSFLNKGITITLVDKRETDKDGNFLGETFHSQEGLKEFVKFLDGNRVPIIGHVISMENEKGEIPVEVALIYNDSYSENIFSYVNNINTHEGGTHLQGFRMGLTRTLKKYADASGLLDKLKFEISGDDFREGLTAIISVKVAEPQFEGQTKTKLGNREVVSPVSQAVAEMLENYLEENPNDAKIIVQKVILAAQARHAAKKAREMVQRKTVMGGGGLPGKLSDCSEQDPAKCEIFLVEGDSAGGTAKQGRDRFFQAILPLRGKILNVEKAMQHKVFENEEIRNIFTALGVTVGTEEDSKALNLSKLRYHKVVIMCDADVDGSHISTLILTFFFRYMKELIEGGHVYIAQPPLYQVKKGNKKAYAWNDDQRDRLSMEYGGGANVQRYKGLGEMNAEQLWETTLNPEFRTLRQVTIENLGEADRVFSMLMGDEVPPRREFIEKNAAYAKIDA; translated from the coding sequence ATGAGTGAAGAAGTAAAAAAGAATGGCTATTCAGCCGACAGTATTCAGGCGCTTGAAGGGATGGAGCACGTACGTATGCGTCCTTCCATGTATATTGGTGATACTGGAGTTAGAGGTTTACATCATTTAGTTTATGAAGTAGTAGATAACTCTATCGATGAGGCTTTAGCTGGACATTGTGATACGATTAAAGTTATAATTAATGAAGATAATTCCATTTCTGTTGAAGATAACGGGCGTGGTATTCCTGTAGATTTACATAAAAAAGAAGGTGTTTCTGCTCTTGAAGTTGTAATGACAAAAATTGGAGCTGGAGGTAAATTCGATAAAGATTCATATAAAGTTTCTGGAGGTTTACACGGTGTTGGTGTATCGTGTGTTAACGCACTTTCTGATCACTTAAAAGCTACTGTTCACCGTGATGGAAAAATTTGGGAACAAGAATACGAAAGAGGGAAATCTTTATATCCTGTTAAACAAGTTGGAACTACTGATAAAAGAGGAACGATTGTAACATTTAAACCAGATGGTTCAATCTTTACGCAAACCTTAGTATATTCTTACGATACTTTAGCAGCTCGTTTACGTGAATTATCATTCTTGAATAAAGGAATCACAATTACTTTAGTTGATAAAAGAGAGACAGATAAAGATGGAAATTTCTTAGGTGAAACGTTCCATTCTCAAGAAGGTTTAAAGGAATTTGTTAAGTTTTTAGATGGAAATCGTGTGCCTATTATTGGTCACGTTATTTCAATGGAAAACGAAAAAGGTGAGATTCCAGTTGAAGTTGCCTTGATTTATAACGATAGTTATTCTGAAAATATATTTTCTTACGTAAATAACATCAATACGCACGAAGGAGGAACGCATTTACAAGGTTTCCGTATGGGATTAACGCGTACGTTGAAAAAATATGCCGATGCTTCAGGTTTATTAGATAAATTAAAATTTGAAATTTCTGGAGATGATTTCCGTGAAGGTTTAACAGCTATTATTTCGGTAAAAGTTGCTGAACCTCAATTCGAAGGTCAAACCAAAACGAAATTAGGAAATAGAGAAGTAGTTTCTCCAGTTTCGCAAGCTGTTGCAGAAATGTTAGAGAATTATTTGGAAGAGAATCCAAATGATGCTAAAATAATTGTACAAAAAGTAATCTTGGCTGCTCAAGCACGTCATGCTGCGAAAAAAGCGCGTGAAATGGTGCAACGTAAAACCGTTATGGGTGGTGGTGGATTACCTGGAAAATTATCAGATTGTTCTGAGCAAGATCCAGCAAAATGTGAAATATTCCTTGTCGAGGGAGACTCGGCGGGTGGAACTGCAAAACAAGGACGTGATAGATTTTTCCAAGCTATTTTACCGTTACGTGGTAAGATTTTGAATGTGGAAAAAGCAATGCAACATAAAGTATTTGAAAACGAAGAGATTCGAAATATTTTTACTGCTTTAGGTGTTACTGTTGGAACTGAAGAAGATAGCAAAGCTTTAAATTTATCAAAATTACGTTATCATAAAGTAGTAATTATGTGTGATGCCGATGTTGATGGTTCTCACATTTCAACTTTAATTTTAACGTTCTTTTTCCGATATATGAAAGAACTTATTGAAGGAGGGCACGTTTACATTGCACAACCACCTCTATATCAAGTTAAGAAAGGTAATAAAAAAGCCTATGCTTGGAATGATGACCAACGTGATAGATTGTCAATGGAATATGGTGGAGGAGCAAACGTTCAACGCTATAAAGGTCTTGGAGAGATGAATGCAGAACAACTATGGGAAACTACATTGAATCCAGAATTTAGAACTTTACGTCAAGTTACTATTGAAAATTTAGGAGAAGCAGATAGAGTTTTCTCTATGTTAATGGGAGATGAGGTTCCGCCAAGACGTGAATTTATCGAGAAAAACGCAGCGTATGCTAAGATTGATGCGTAA
- the asnB gene encoding asparagine synthase B, producing the protein MCGIVCAFDVKQKTETLRPQVLEMSKKIRHRGPDWSGVFSNDKAIMAHERLAIVDPASGKQPLFTKDKSLVLAANGEIYNHRELRKQFEGKFEFQTESDCEVILALYQAKGTSFVDELNGIFGFAIYDVEKDEYFIARDHMGIIPLYIGWDQFGTFYVASELKALEGYCTKIELFPPGHFMSSKDGELVKWYNREWTEFDAVKENETSIQELKEALEAAVHRQLMSDVPYGVLLSGGLDSSITSAIAKKFASRRIENDDKSEAWYPQLHSFAVGLEGSPDLAAAKKVADHIGTIHHEIKFTIQEGLDAIRDVIYNIETYDVTTIRASTPMYLMARVIKSMGIKMVLSGEGSDELFGGYLYFHKAPNSKEFHEETVRKLSKLHMYDCLRANKSLAAWGIEGRVPFLDKEFMDVAMRINPQDKMINGERMEKWVLRKAFEEMLPESVAWRQKEQFSDGVGYSWIDTLKEMVAKEVSDEQLANAKFRFPIQTPTSKEEYYYRSIFAEHFPSDAAALSVPQEASVACSTKVALEWDEAFKNLNDPSGRAVAKVHVEAY; encoded by the coding sequence ATGTGTGGAATTGTATGTGCCTTTGATGTAAAGCAAAAAACAGAAACTCTAAGACCTCAAGTATTAGAAATGTCGAAAAAAATCCGTCATCGCGGACCCGATTGGAGTGGTGTTTTTAGTAATGATAAAGCAATTATGGCGCATGAGCGCTTGGCAATTGTTGATCCAGCTTCTGGAAAACAACCTTTATTTACAAAAGATAAAAGTTTGGTTTTAGCAGCCAATGGCGAAATATACAACCACAGAGAATTACGCAAACAATTTGAAGGAAAATTCGAATTTCAAACAGAAAGTGATTGCGAAGTAATTTTAGCATTATATCAAGCAAAAGGAACAAGTTTTGTAGATGAATTAAATGGAATCTTCGGATTTGCGATTTACGATGTTGAAAAAGACGAATATTTCATCGCTCGCGACCACATGGGAATTATTCCATTGTATATTGGTTGGGATCAATTTGGAACGTTTTATGTAGCATCCGAATTAAAAGCATTAGAAGGCTATTGTACAAAAATTGAATTATTTCCACCAGGTCATTTCATGTCTAGTAAAGACGGCGAATTGGTAAAATGGTACAACCGCGAATGGACAGAGTTTGACGCTGTAAAAGAAAATGAAACAAGTATTCAAGAATTGAAAGAAGCACTTGAAGCAGCAGTTCATCGTCAATTAATGAGTGATGTTCCTTATGGTGTTTTACTTTCGGGAGGTTTAGACTCTTCTATCACTTCTGCAATTGCTAAAAAGTTTGCCAGTCGAAGAATTGAAAATGATGATAAATCAGAAGCTTGGTATCCTCAATTGCACTCTTTTGCCGTTGGTTTAGAAGGTTCTCCAGACTTGGCAGCTGCAAAAAAAGTAGCCGATCATATCGGGACTATTCATCACGAAATTAAATTTACGATTCAAGAAGGCTTAGATGCCATTCGCGATGTAATTTATAACATTGAAACATACGATGTAACAACTATTAGAGCTTCAACGCCTATGTATTTAATGGCTCGTGTTATAAAATCGATGGGAATTAAAATGGTACTTTCTGGTGAAGGCTCAGATGAATTGTTTGGAGGCTATTTATATTTCCATAAAGCACCAAATTCAAAAGAATTTCACGAAGAAACTGTTCGTAAGTTGAGCAAATTACATATGTACGATTGTTTACGTGCTAATAAAAGCCTAGCCGCTTGGGGAATTGAAGGACGTGTACCATTCTTAGATAAAGAATTTATGGATGTAGCTATGCGAATTAATCCACAAGATAAAATGATTAATGGTGAAAGAATGGAGAAATGGGTATTGCGTAAAGCTTTTGAAGAAATGTTACCAGAAAGCGTGGCTTGGCGTCAAAAAGAACAATTTAGTGATGGTGTAGGGTATAGTTGGATTGATACATTAAAAGAAATGGTTGCCAAAGAAGTCTCTGATGAGCAATTGGCGAATGCAAAATTTAGATTTCCAATTCAAACGCCAACTTCAAAAGAAGAGTATTATTACCGTTCTATATTTGCAGAACATTTTCCAAGCGATGCAGCGGCTTTAAGTGTACCACAAGAGGCAAGTGTGGCTTGTAGTACAAAAGTGGCACTGGAATGGGATGAGGCGTTTAAAAACTTAAATGATCCTTCAGGTAGAGCAGTAGCAAAAGTTCACGTAGAGGCTTATTAG